From a region of the Coffea arabica cultivar ET-39 chromosome 3e, Coffea Arabica ET-39 HiFi, whole genome shotgun sequence genome:
- the LOC113737770 gene encoding tabersonine 16-hydroxylase 2-like: protein MELIFFLSLFLIFYIILIKMLSKPIRKNSRLKLPPGPKPLPIIGNIHQLFGSQLHLMLRDLAGRYGPLMHLKLGEISTIIVTSPEMAKEIYKTNDMLFASRPNHHVAFNIISYGFTDLVLAPYGNHWRQLRKICTVELLSRNRVQAFKSIREEEVFNLIKSIHSQKGSIINISKSLFSLSYGITGCIAFGKKDRNTEKYIQLTEEISKLTSGFSLADMYPSVKLLQVLSITRYKKEIVHKQVDEIVENILKDHKEKLLKEANQASTEETKETIVDVLLKIQKRGDFDPELTDTIIKAVIFDIFTAGSETWSTTMEWAISEIIRNPVVMERAQDEVRNVFDEKGNVDESSLHELKYLGAIIKETLRIHPSVPLLLPRECSEQCEINGYQIPAKSRVLVNAWAIGRDPMYWVDAEKFNPDRFLDSEVDYKGNNYEYIPFGSGRRICPGISYAQANIELLLAQLLFHFDWKLPGELKHDQLDMTENFGLSMRRKNDLHLILDPYHCSGLNKNY, encoded by the exons ATGGAGCTCATCTTTTTCCTCAGTCTGTTCCTTATCTTCTATATCATATTAATAAAAATGCTCTCAAAACCCATACGTaagaactcaagattgaagcttCCCCCTGGTCCTAAGCCACTTCCTATCATAGGAAACATACATCAACTTTTTGGATCACAACTCCATCTCATGCTCAGAGACTTGGCAGGAAGATATGGACCATTAATGCATCTAAAGCTTGGTGAAATTTCAACCATCATTGTAACTTCACCAGAAATGGCAAAAGAGATCTACAAAACCAATGATATGTTATTTGCTTCAAGACCTAATCATCATGTTGCATTCAATATCATCTCCTATGGTTTTACAGATCTTGTCCTTGCACCATATGGAAATCATTGGAGACAGCTGCGAAAGATATGCACTGTTGAGCTCCTAAGTCGAAATCGCGTCCAGGCTTTCAAATCAATTAGGGAAGAGGAAGTCTTCAATCTCATCAAATCAATACATTCTCAAAAGGGATCCATCATCAATATTAGCAAAAGCCTTTTCTCTCTCAGTTATGGCATCACGGgctgcattgcatttgggaaaAAAGATAGAAATACAGAAAAATACATCCAACTAACAGAGGAAATAAGTAAGTTGACATCAGGCTTCAGCTTAGCTGACATGTATCCTTCTGTGAAACTGCTTCAAGTTTTGAGCATCACGAGGTATAAGAAGGAGATTGTGCACAAACAGGTTGATGAAATAGTCGAAAACATTCTCAAAGATCATAAAGAGAAATTATTGAAAGAGGCAAATCAGGCAAGTACAGAAGAAACGAAGGAGACTATTGTTGATGTTCTTCTCAAAATTCAGAAACGTGGAGACTTTGATCCTGAACTTACTGACACAATCATCAAAGCAGTTATCTTT GATATTTTCACCGCCGGGAGTGAGACATGGTCAACGACTATGGAATGGGCAATTTCTGAGATAATTAGGAATCCAGTAGTAATGGAAAGGGCACAAGATGAAGTAAGAAATGTCTTTGATGAAAAAGGAAATGTTGATGAATCGAGCCTTCACGAGTTGAAATACTTGGGTGCAATCATTAAAGAAACCTTAAGAATACATCCTAGCGTTCCCTTGTTGCTTCCAAGAGAATGTAGTGAACAATGTGAAATTAATGGTTACCAAATACCAGCTAAGTCAAGAGTTCTTGTTAATGCTTGGGCAATTGGAAGGGATCCCATGTACTGGGTTGATGCTGAGAAATTTAATCCAGACAGATTTCTTGATTCTGAAGTGGATTATAAGGGGAATAATTATGAATATATCCCATTTGGTTCTGGACGAAGGATATGCCCAGGTATATCATATGCACAAGCAAATATTGAGCTTCTCCTTGCACAACTGTTGTTCCATTTTGATTGGAAGCTCCCTGGTGAGTTGAAACACGATCAGCTGGACATGACTGAGAACTTTGGCTTGTCAATGAGGCGAAAAAATGATCTGCACTTGATTCTTGATCCATATCATTGTTCTGGTCTTAACAAGAACTACTAG